The Ischnura elegans chromosome 1, ioIscEleg1.1, whole genome shotgun sequence genome contains a region encoding:
- the LOC124163589 gene encoding protein anon-73B1 codes for MYVQLQNEFEIMTESLFDTVLRCGLYLGALFQLICIAAVVIVPEQTGDTASKDGDQSEDDVSDHSSPHTTPRRPHIYHRRKQDKKKRR; via the exons ATGTACGTGCAATTgcagaatgaatttgaaataatgacTGAAAGCCTATTCGACACCGTCCTACGCTGCGGTTTGTATTTGGGTGCATTATTCCAACTGATATGTATTGCTGCAGTAGTAATTGTGCCAGAGCAAACTGGTGATACAGCTAGCAAG GATGGGGATCAGAGCGAAGATGATGTATCTGATCATAGTAGCCCTCACACCACCCCAAGGAGACCTCATATATATCACAGACGAAAGCAGGACAAGAAAAAACGGCGTTAA
- the LOC124163579 gene encoding glucoside xylosyltransferase 1, producing MKLVVRFIMICGVLVGYFIISKYVSYGDEENIASIGKIHQEASENPAVVGVNDEADRHYHLNIENNLHLYTSPKLKQLKEIVLAVVACGDRLDETLVMLKSALIFSQVHLRIIVIADDNLIPSFREKLKEWTYILPDRFVFEVHPINFPLQGNTEEWRKLFKPCAAQRLFLPTVLGSVDALLYVDTDTLFLAPLEEIWEHFSRMNSSQMAALTPEHEDHATGWYNRFARHPYYGPLGVNSGVMLMNLTRMRQFNWNEYVVPIYKEYKLKITWGDQDIINIIFHFHPDKLYIYPCRYNFRPDHCMYMSVCTSAEEEGVAVLHGNRGSFHSEKHMAFRAVYRAMEEYQLGTDPYMNLLFVMKKYLEETISSNCGKVNHIFTKAAEKFIQEGDFVEEEEQEDGE from the exons ATGAAGCTGGTGGTGAGGTTTATTATGATATGTGGTGTACTCGTGGGTTACTTTATCATCAGCAAGTATGTCAGTTACGGGGACGAAGAGAACATTGCCAGCATTGGCAAAATTCATCAAGAAGCATCAGAGAATCCTGCAGTTGTGGGCGTAAATGATGAAGCAGATAGACACTATCAccttaatatagaaaataatttgcatttgtaCACAAGCCCGAAGCTTAAACA GTTGAAAGAAATAGTTCTTGCAGTCGTCGCTTGCGGAGATAGGCTAGATGAAACTCTGGTCATGCTTAAATCGGCATTGATATTTTCTCAAGTTCATTTAAGAATAATTGTTATCGCTGATGACAATTTAATACCCAGCTTTAGAGAGAAG CTTAAAGAATGGACCTACATCCTGCCTGATCGATTTGTGTTTGAGGTACATCCGATTAATTTTCCACTACAAGGAAATACTGAGGAGTGGAGAAAACTTTTTAAGCCGTGTGCAGCCCAGAGATTGTTTCTTCCC ACTGTGCTGGGATCTGTAGATGCACTACTTTATGTGGATACTGACACTCTATTCCTTGCACCTTTGGAAGAAATATGGGAGCACTTCAGTCGAATGAATTCGAGTCAAATGGCTGCATTAACCCCAGAGCATGAGGATCATGCCACTGGGTGGTATAATCGATTTGCTCGCCATCCCTATTATGGTCCATTGG GCGTAAACTCTGGAGTAATGCTGATGAATTTGACCCGTATGCGCCAGTTTAACTGGAATGAATATGTTGTTCCTATCTACAAGGAGTACAAGTTGAAAATTACTTGGGGTGACcaagatataataaatattatattccacTTCCACccag ATAAACTTTATATTTACCCATGCCGGTACAATTTCCGTCCTGATCATTGCATGTATATGTCTGTCTGTACTAGTGCTGAGGAAGAAGGAGTAGCGGTTTTGCATGGAAATCGTGGAAGTTTTCATTCAGAAAAACATATGGCATTCAGGGCTGTATATCGAGCTATGGAAGAG TATCAACTTGGAACAGATCCTTATATGAACTTACTTTTtgtcatgaaaaagtatttggagGAGACAATTAGTTCAAATTGTGGCAAGGTGAATCACATATTCACCAAGGCAGCAGAAAAGTTTATACAAGAAGGAGACTTTGTTGAAGAAGAAGAGCAAGAGGATGGAGAATGA